A part of Strix aluco isolate bStrAlu1 chromosome 21, bStrAlu1.hap1, whole genome shotgun sequence genomic DNA contains:
- the ZNF750 gene encoding zinc finger protein 750, whose amino-acid sequence MSLLKERKPKKPHYIPRPPGKPFKYKCFQCPFTCNEKSHLFNHMKYGLCKNSITLVSEQDRVIKCPKTSSLEAKQINQLESTVKPTSSKSVTNGLSNLDSKPQYPFAKEDAKENVELQNQATTTALQGQKPAIQKELTPASTTTESTLSMQPLLDSIVRPSAFVPVGEHRDSKGPETTEVSEIISLSNKSSPFHAKSAFHAPSHPWKAGSPFLPEFPHKVAPTKGFGSISPYMQPMIPEYSPHFYEHRLAIYTPYLLPGNSECENSALSVYGTQDQRHFLPHPGPLPKPINPSAYEHYRLFQQYHSTPPIPYGFCRPTDPPFYRFSHVAGINRDQNSHLMEETTLLYPASLSPSQQYPLSSHKKQADYEKEMTLLHAKSNSKDDQNERENAKMSPLAGSAATGSPGRPSPTNFTQTSHACEGLFDLSNKSSSTSFGKYEQPEENFTAFRPVRKSTDQPTLLQSVPTQQDRGDSPTSINVTDEDSHTQNECRNNEGSLSNTEEDTGIVPLNLSKKADTNAGPIHEHAYKATSKTESQNFLELQDMPLNLSVKDSCNTVSLKTSFHSPSHDNGTTTSPNTENETSGADACNPKNPVNSACDKSFTAHRNEAQDLRIIDSCDEQKQTAAVALCQLAAYSPSKVRMDNEGQSPQDSNASCTEATLNSSDTQDTQCNQKVKGQKRTNQKESAKSQQSTKRVRPNDCSRVFTLRKRTRVS is encoded by the exons atgagtctCCTCAAAGAACGTAAACCAAAGAAGCCTCATTACATCCCAAGACCACCAGGAAAGCCATTTAAGTACAAGTGCTTTCAGTGCCCCTTTACTTGCAATGAGAAATCCCATCTTTTCAACCATATGAAGTATGGCCTCTGCAAAAACTCAATTACTTTAGTATCGGAGCAGGATCGTGTTATCAAGTGTCCAAAGACCAGTTCCTTGGAGGCCAAACAGATCAATCAGCTTGAATCTACAGTCAAACCAACTTCTTCTAAATCTGTCACAAATGGACTGTCAAATCTCGATTCAAAGCCTCAGTATCCTTTTGCAAAAGAAGATGCCAAGGAAAACGTTGAATTACAAAACCAGGCAACAACCACAGCACTGCAAGGACAAAAACCTGCGATTCAGAAGGAATTAACCCCTGCCAGTACTACAACAGAAAGCACTCTCAGCATGCAGCCCCTTTTGGACAGCATTGTAAGGCCCTCAGCTTTCGTTCCTGTAGGAGAACACAGAGATAGTAAAGGCCCGGAAACTACTGAAGTATCTGAAATTATATCACTCTCTAACAAAAGCTCACCTTTTCACGCTAAGTCTGCATTTCATGCACCAAGTCACCCATGGAAAGCAGGTTCTCCTTTCCTCCCAGAGTTTCCACATAAAGTTGCTCCCACAAAAGGCTTTGGTTCCATTTCACCTTACATGCAACCAATGATTCCTGAGTACTCACCCCATTTTTATGAGCATAGGCTGGCTATCTACACACCTTACTTGCTTCCAGGTAATTCAGAGTGCGAAAACTCTGCTCTGTCTGTCTATGGCACCCAAGATCAAAGACACTTTCTTCCCCACCCTGGGCCACTTCCAAAACCCATAAATCCATCTGCATATGAACACTATCGATTGTTCCAACAATATCATTCCACTCCTCCAATACCATATGGATTTTGTAGGCCAACAGATCCTCCATTTTACCGATTTTCACACGTAGCTGGTATTAACAGAGATCAAAATTCTCATCTAATGGAAGAAACTACCTTGCTGTACCCAGCTTCTTTAAGCCCATCCCAACAATACCCTCTAAGTTCACATAAAAAACAAGCAgattatgaaaaagaaatgacattATTGCATGCCAAAAGTAATTCCAAAGATGACCAAAACGAAAGAGAGAATGCGAAAATGAGCCCTCTCGCAGGAAGTGCGGCAACAGGCTCCCCTGGCAGACCTAGCCCAACCAACTTCACTCAGACAAGCCATGCATGCGAAGGCCTATTTGACCTCTCTAACAAGTCATCTTCCACCTCATTTGGCAAGTATGAGCAACCAGAAGAAAACTTCACAGCTTTCAGACCTGTGAGAAAAAGCACTGATCAACCAACTCTACTTCAAAGTGTGCCGACACAGCAAGATAGAGGAGATTCACCTACCAG CATTAACGTCACTGATGAAGATTCACATACACAGAACGAATGCCGTAACAATGAAGGCTCACTGTCCAACACGGAAGAAGACACAGGGATAGTTCCCCTTAACCTTTCAAAAAAGGCTGACACAAACGCAGGACCTATTCATGAGCATGCATACAAAGCCACATCCAAAACCGAAAGTCAGAACTTTCTGGAATTGCAAGACATGCCTTTGAACCTCTCTGTAAAAGATTCCTGTAACACAGTAAGCCTGAAAACGTCATTCCACAGTCCGTCTCATGATAATGGTACTACTACTTCTCCAAACACTGAAAACGAAACCTCCGGAGCAGATGCATGTAACCCCAAGAACCCTGTTAACAGTGCCTGTGACAAATCTTTTACAGCTCACCGTAATGAAGCTCAAGACTTAAGAATAATTGACAGCTGTGACGAACAGAAACAAACAGCAGCTGTAGCTCTCTGTCAGTTAGCTGCATACAGCCCGAGCAAAGTTAGAATGGACAACGAAGGGCAGAGTCCTCAGGACAGTAATGCTTCATGTACAGAAGCCACTCTTAATTCTTCTGATACTCAGGATACTCAGTGCAATCAAAAAGTAAAAGGACAAAAAAGGACAAATCAAAAAGAATCAGCAAAATCACAGCAAAGCACTAAAAGAGTAAGGCCAAATGACTGTAGCAGAGTCTTCACTTTAAGGAAGAGAACAAGAGTATCTTAA